One Cytobacillus luteolus genomic window carries:
- a CDS encoding double zinc ribbon domain-containing protein — protein MRENNKHFVTKEHTHARTFFRVTGPLFLLIGVICFGIAGYDFFTVDMFGEPKYFWLFFVGMSFIFVGLVLSGLGYGGKVAKYQSREYAPVAKDTFNYLAKETKLGVQEIASGVKSEKQVNSEIICQSCNTSNDENANFCDECGGKLKKTCLSCGDNNQLDAKYCDNCGTRLEE, from the coding sequence TTGAGGGAAAATAATAAACATTTTGTAACTAAAGAGCATACTCATGCTAGGACATTTTTTCGGGTAACAGGACCATTATTTCTTTTAATAGGAGTAATTTGTTTTGGAATAGCTGGATATGATTTCTTTACAGTTGATATGTTTGGAGAACCTAAATATTTCTGGCTCTTTTTTGTTGGAATGTCATTTATATTTGTTGGATTGGTGTTGTCTGGTTTAGGCTATGGTGGAAAAGTTGCTAAATATCAGTCAAGAGAATACGCTCCGGTTGCAAAAGATACATTCAATTATTTAGCTAAAGAAACAAAACTAGGTGTACAAGAAATTGCAAGTGGGGTAAAAAGTGAAAAACAAGTAAATTCAGAAATTATTTGTCAATCATGTAACACTTCTAATGACGAGAATGCTAATTTTTGTGATGAATGTGGTGGCAAACTAAAAAAAACTTGCTTAAGCTGTGGAGACAATAATCAACTAGACGCTAAATATTGTGATAATTGTGGTACAAGATTAGAAGAATAG
- a CDS encoding nucleotidyltransferase domain-containing protein: MNLDVLFEQVKTYLKHKYNCHTIILYGSYNSGDYTEESDLDIICFSDDIEDKNDVELFKGKQLDVWVYNSDQMNNSEQFLRVHRGKVLLNDKGTAESFLLEIDHVFDKGPKKLSEEEKDFLKSWLKKMYLRSSKNDIEGNYRFYWMLKDSLEIYFELKGLWFLGPKKAFSWLQENDTLGYNLFKNALEKEENTKEVEQLLEFLNEI, encoded by the coding sequence GTGAATTTAGATGTTTTATTTGAACAGGTAAAAACTTACTTAAAACATAAATACAATTGTCATACAATAATTTTATATGGTTCTTACAATTCAGGTGATTATACAGAAGAAAGTGATTTAGATATTATTTGTTTTTCAGATGATATAGAGGATAAAAATGATGTCGAGTTGTTTAAAGGTAAACAATTAGATGTTTGGGTTTATAACAGTGACCAAATGAATAATTCAGAACAATTTTTGCGAGTACATAGAGGTAAAGTATTGTTGAATGATAAAGGGACTGCTGAAAGTTTCTTGTTAGAAATCGATCATGTATTTGATAAAGGTCCTAAGAAACTGTCTGAGGAAGAAAAGGACTTTTTAAAGAGTTGGCTTAAAAAGATGTATTTAAGGTCTAGTAAAAATGATATTGAAGGTAATTATAGGTTTTATTGGATGCTTAAAGATAGCTTGGAAATCTACTTTGAACTCAAAGGACTATGGTTTTTAGGTCCTAAAAAAGCATTTAGTTGGCTCCAGGAGAACGATACTTTAGGTTATAACCTGTTTAAAAATGCTTTAGAAAAAGAGGAAAATACTAAGGAAGTTGAACAATTACTTGAATTCTTGAATGAAATTTAG
- a CDS encoding IS110 family transposase: MDVVIERACGMDVHKDNITACIITPEGKEIQTFSTKTVFLIQLVDWIKQHNCTHVAMESTSVYWKPIVNLLEAEDIEFLVVNAQHMKAVPGRKTDVKDAEWIAKLLRHGLIKASYIPDRNQRELRELVRYRRSIIEERARQHNRIQKVLEGANIKLGSVVSDVMGVSARNMLNAIAEGEEDPEILANFAQRTLKKKKEELELALKGYISSHQRLMLKTILKHIDFLTEQIEMLDSEVVERVSSYQEDIDRLDSIPGIARRMAEQILSEIGTDVKNQFPSASHMCSWAGLVPGHNESAGKRKSAKTKKGNKYLRSALTEAAHSVKGSKNYLGALYRRTASRKGKKRAGIVVAHAMMRIAYYLLTREEMYVDLGEDYFDKQRQQSIVKHSLRRLESLGYTVTLEEPEAS, encoded by the coding sequence ATGGATGTAGTCATTGAAAGAGCATGTGGTATGGATGTCCATAAGGACAATATCACCGCATGTATAATCACGCCTGAAGGAAAGGAGATTCAAACATTTTCTACTAAGACTGTGTTTTTGATCCAACTAGTTGACTGGATTAAACAACACAATTGTACGCATGTTGCGATGGAGAGCACAAGTGTCTACTGGAAGCCTATCGTGAATTTACTTGAAGCTGAAGATATTGAGTTTCTAGTTGTAAATGCCCAACATATGAAGGCTGTTCCAGGACGTAAAACAGATGTCAAAGATGCTGAATGGATTGCCAAACTTCTTCGCCACGGACTAATAAAAGCAAGTTATATACCTGACCGAAATCAACGTGAATTACGTGAACTTGTTCGTTATCGTCGAAGCATTATCGAAGAACGTGCTAGACAGCACAACCGAATTCAAAAAGTGTTAGAAGGTGCGAATATAAAACTAGGTTCTGTTGTTTCAGATGTAATGGGAGTTTCAGCTAGAAATATGCTTAACGCAATTGCAGAAGGTGAAGAAGATCCTGAAATACTAGCAAACTTCGCTCAACGTACATTAAAAAAGAAGAAAGAAGAGTTAGAGCTAGCTCTTAAAGGATATATTAGTTCGCATCAGCGCCTTATGTTGAAGACTATTTTAAAGCACATTGATTTTCTAACTGAACAAATCGAGATGCTAGATTCTGAGGTAGTGGAAAGAGTGAGCTCTTATCAAGAAGATATTGATCGATTGGATTCTATTCCGGGTATAGCTAGACGAATGGCTGAACAAATTCTATCTGAAATTGGTACTGATGTTAAAAATCAATTTCCAAGTGCATCTCACATGTGTTCCTGGGCAGGTTTGGTACCTGGGCATAATGAAAGTGCAGGAAAGAGGAAATCAGCCAAAACTAAAAAAGGCAACAAATACTTGAGATCAGCATTAACTGAAGCAGCTCATTCAGTAAAAGGTTCTAAGAACTATCTCGGAGCACTCTACCGGCGAACAGCCTCGCGAAAAGGCAAGAAACGAGCCGGAATTGTAGTCGCTCATGCGATGATGAGAATAGCGTATTACCTTTTAACTCGTGAAGAAATGTATGTAGACTTAGGCGAAGACTACTTTGACAAACAGAGACAGCAATCGATTGTAAAACATTCACTTCGAAGACTCGAAAGCTTAGGATACACAGTAACCTTAGAAGAACCTGAAGCATCTTAA
- a CDS encoding HEAT repeat domain-containing protein: MNKQQSLLSYSSSLTKDEGNEKMNLEILKNALESINVEEAESLLERVDEIKNNDALPLLIKYLKCTENHRIRNAIAIALSDIGDEAAVKPLIEMINDPKTIGYRGSLLFALKPFDCSEYLETLVYHLLTGNYEVQMNSYQLIEENVNSTISDEVLLNSILKVKKELDEIERQTEILSDALEMLLTLKKNIKID; encoded by the coding sequence TTGAACAAGCAGCAGTCGCTTCTTTCGTATAGTAGCAGTTTAACGAAAGATGAAGGGAATGAAAAAATGAATTTAGAAATATTAAAAAATGCTTTAGAAAGTATAAATGTTGAGGAAGCAGAAAGCTTGTTGGAAAGGGTCGATGAAATTAAAAACAATGATGCTCTTCCTCTTCTTATCAAGTATTTAAAATGCACTGAAAATCACAGAATACGAAATGCAATTGCTATTGCACTCAGTGACATTGGTGATGAGGCTGCCGTAAAACCACTAATAGAAATGATAAATGACCCTAAAACTATCGGCTATAGAGGTTCTTTGTTATTTGCATTAAAGCCTTTTGATTGTTCAGAATACCTTGAAACATTGGTTTATCATCTTCTTACAGGAAACTATGAGGTCCAAATGAACTCGTATCAACTAATTGAAGAGAACGTGAATTCAACCATCAGCGATGAAGTTTTATTAAATTCTATTTTAAAGGTAAAAAAAGAACTCGATGAGATAGAACGTCAAACGGAGATACTTTCAGATGCTTTAGAAATGTTATTGACTCTAAAGAAAAATATAAAAATTGACTAA
- a CDS encoding Imm8 family immunity protein: MINPILQSSHIRYDEWGEEPDDFYVCLEAFIGEEDKEGSEVFTFHVISPKRLLKNSKDTLEIEVGRGYLITSDYSLPRIEAKIDQLLKNCKKENWDLAINAISRYGIWEDES, from the coding sequence ATGATTAATCCTATCCTACAGTCCTCGCATATTCGGTATGATGAGTGGGGAGAAGAACCCGATGATTTTTATGTCTGTTTAGAAGCATTTATTGGAGAAGAGGATAAAGAAGGTTCAGAAGTGTTTACGTTTCATGTTATTAGTCCAAAGAGACTTTTAAAAAACTCGAAGGATACCCTTGAAATAGAAGTTGGGAGAGGGTACTTAATCACAAGCGATTATAGCCTACCAAGGATTGAAGCCAAAATTGATCAATTATTGAAAAACTGTAAAAAAGAAAATTGGGATTTGGCTATAAATGCTATAAGCAGATACGGAATATGGGAAGATGAAAGTTAA
- a CDS encoding GNAT family N-acetyltransferase: MNLKDNNAENIKLRPLSIDDFSYVLEWSKDDKFCLANDWELKRNEQELYKWWQHCVNNLSGDFIRLAIELENRLIGYADLACIKGDEAELGIAIGDSSLWGKGIGFNASISMMDYASKHLGITVFNAETHETNIRSRKMLEKIGFKEISRIGREEYLGTESQLIQYRLSS; this comes from the coding sequence ATGAATTTAAAAGATAATAATGCCGAGAATATAAAACTTAGACCTTTATCCATAGATGATTTTTCATATGTTTTAGAATGGAGTAAGGATGATAAATTCTGTTTAGCAAATGATTGGGAATTAAAGAGAAACGAGCAAGAATTATATAAATGGTGGCAACATTGTGTAAATAATTTATCTGGAGATTTTATTCGATTGGCAATTGAATTAGAAAATAGGTTAATAGGATATGCAGACCTAGCTTGTATTAAAGGTGATGAAGCTGAATTAGGCATTGCAATTGGTGATAGTTCGCTATGGGGAAAAGGAATTGGTTTTAATGCTAGTATATCTATGATGGATTATGCTTCTAAACATCTAGGTATTACAGTTTTTAATGCAGAGACACATGAAACAAATATTCGTTCTAGAAAGATGCTTGAGAAAATAGGGTTTAAGGAAATTAGTAGGATTGGAAGGGAAGAATACTTAGGAACAGAGAGCCAACTAATACAATACAGGCTTTCATCATAA
- a CDS encoding Type 1 glutamine amidotransferase-like domain-containing protein, which produces MRLCFIGGGNPLVGEIDDVMNYLSNYVEVGDKILVIPFATEESKIDRWLNSAKKSFEDIGVEQIKLLDNQLTNQEMKNQINEHNVLYFTGGRPEKLMESLVEKELVQAIKVFSGLMVGVSAGALVFCGDCVITKDEDYPQTKVIKGLGLVDFSVEVHYKETIDEELLSISDKRDIYAIPNGSAVFWDKKVVTPINDVFHISKRNKNRLAK; this is translated from the coding sequence ATGAGACTATGTTTTATTGGGGGAGGAAACCCTTTAGTCGGAGAAATTGATGATGTAATGAATTATTTATCTAATTACGTTGAAGTAGGGGATAAAATCTTAGTAATTCCTTTTGCAACGGAGGAATCAAAAATTGATAGATGGCTTAACTCTGCCAAAAAGTCATTTGAGGATATTGGGGTAGAGCAAATTAAACTTCTTGACAATCAACTCACAAATCAAGAAATGAAAAACCAAATTAACGAACATAATGTGCTTTATTTTACTGGTGGGCGACCAGAAAAGCTAATGGAGAGTTTGGTAGAAAAAGAATTAGTTCAAGCCATAAAAGTTTTTTCGGGATTAATGGTTGGTGTTAGTGCCGGCGCGTTAGTTTTTTGTGGGGATTGTGTAATTACGAAAGATGAAGATTATCCTCAAACAAAAGTAATTAAAGGTTTAGGGTTAGTAGACTTTAGTGTAGAGGTTCATTATAAAGAAACGATAGACGAAGAATTATTATCTATATCAGACAAAAGGGATATATACGCAATTCCAAATGGTAGTGCAGTATTTTGGGATAAAAAAGTAGTTACACCAATTAACGATGTGTTTCACATAAGTAAAAGAAATAAAAATAGATTGGCGAAATAG
- a CDS encoding Imm8 family immunity protein has product MSLEIKTYDASGFLEIEELHNLKYEGDAEFHFYLTLTIGIKGSDSGDLFSILVMTPMANKNYQINKNEKHYLFKYGDNWEALYKSLFEIVKSCSADSWDESVRKLSNHFSWEYDGIR; this is encoded by the coding sequence ATGAGCTTGGAAATAAAAACCTATGATGCATCAGGTTTTTTAGAAATTGAAGAGCTTCACAATTTAAAGTACGAGGGTGATGCAGAGTTTCATTTCTACCTGACTCTTACAATAGGTATTAAAGGTTCTGATAGTGGTGATTTATTTTCAATCTTAGTAATGACACCAATGGCAAATAAAAATTACCAAATTAATAAAAATGAAAAGCACTATCTATTTAAATATGGTGACAACTGGGAGGCTCTTTATAAATCACTATTTGAAATAGTAAAAAGTTGTAGTGCAGATTCTTGGGATGAATCAGTAAGAAAGTTAAGTAATCACTTTAGTTGGGAGTATGATGGTATTCGATAA